Below is a window of Vibrio sp. SS-MA-C1-2 DNA.
CACATTCGAAACAAAAGTGCCGAGGTGAAAATCAATAGAAAAAGAAAAGCGACAATAACACGTCGAATAAAGACAGATTTTTCATGGGGGTAATTGCGAAAATGGAGGTGTCGATAAGGCATATTTTGAATAAAAAGCAAACATCAAACTAATTGTTTAGCTATGATAGGTAGAAGAAAATAATGAAATGGTTCCTTTATTTCATTGAGCTTAATTGCAAGCATGAGATTAATCTATCTATTGTTTTATTGCTACTATTTAAATGGTAATTACGCCTCAATAAAGAGTACTTAGTTTCCATTTTATCTACTTTTATCTACTTTTATCTACTTTTATACAGAATAAGTTTCAGGCAAAAAAAAAGCTACTTTATAAAAAGCAGCTATTTAAGAAATTTATCACTATTATTCGAAGACTAAATTTCTTACTTTTTTATGGCAAGTACTGCAGTTTTTCTGTTCATTACACTCTTGAGAGGCAACAAGATCTAGTAAATTTAATGTACCCGCCTTACAACCGACATTAACCATATTGACAATATGACAAACATTATCGCCAGGAACATCTACAACACCAACGAATGAATAACCAAGTTTGTTACCTTCTACCATAAGATTTTGTAGTTGCTCTTTAAATTTTGTATCCATACTCGCCTAGCCTTCCTTCAAATCTATTAAAACAGCTTTATGAGATAACTTTAGCACAAGATTTCAAGTTTTGTATGTTTTTTTAAAAAAACCACACATTTAAATAACATTAAAAATCAAGGGGTAATGTAGAGTTAATACTCTGTATAGTACAGTACCTCTAAAAGTTATTCATAATAACATAGCTATAGAAGCAGATTATATCCATGCAGTATATGAAAGGTATATACTGATAAAACGGACAAAAATGGAGTGAAATATGATTAAATTTATAACAGGATTTCTTTTTTTAATACTGTCTTGTGTCGCTTATGCGCAATCACAATCAGTCATTTTAAAAAATGGTAAAATAGTTATTCTTAATGACGATTTTACATGGCACTATAAAAAAAGCTCTTTATCTGGCGACAAAACAACAAAACACTCGGCAAACACGCTGTCTCAGATTACGGCTAGTTCAGTAGCAGCAAGTAAGATGACGTCAAGCTCAACATCTGAAACAGTTACGACTCCAGTGAAAGAAACACAGACTATATTTCCTTCAACTCAATCGATGCCATCAGAGCCATATCCACCTCAAATTATTATTACAAAGTCGCCAATAATAATGAATACAGTGACTGTTTCAAATACTGCACAACAAAAGCATATCTTATTAGAAAATGACCGAATTATCATTAGCAGTGACAATATTCATTTTGATAAAGATCAACTCGTAATACCGACCAGTGTCAAAAATATCAGTAATGAATCCATTATCTATATCGCAGTTGACTTATATGTATCAACTGAAGATGGGCAACAAATAAAACAAGAAAAAGTTAAAATATGGTCATCTATCAAGCGAATGCCTGAAACTTATTTACGAGAAAACACCACCCAAAAAGGGCATACAATTAAGATAAAGATGAAGAAAGCATCAGGTTACCATCTCTCTTTCAGTATTAATAAAATTTTAGAAAGATAGAGACAGAGATAGAGAAAGCATATAATTAGGGATTACACACTTAATAAGATTAATAAGCACCGAGTTGTGATACATCCATCAAACTTCAAATTGTTAGCATCGCTTATTTACCCTATAAATATATACTCAAAGTAATTGGAGTTGCTAGTAGGCGGCAAGTGAATGAGGCCCCATGAGTATAGATGTACTATATGATTGGGGCGAATGAGTGACGCCAACAACCTAGCAACTTCAAGTATGAAGGGTATAGTACACCTGTATTTATAGGGCATTACCAATTTCTACCGACAAACAACCCCAATTGCTTTAGGTATAACTAACCGGTATAAGCCTCTGTCAACGTTTGGGTTTTAACTTTTGCTCTATTACGCCACGCTTCTAGTGAACATAAAATTAATCCTAACCAAATAAAAGAGAAACTAATAAATTTACTTAATTCCATTTGTTCATTAAACAATACAACAGCTAAGACAAAATGGATACTAGGCTCAAGGTATTGAATTAATCCAATAACAGTTAATGTTGTTTTCTTCAATGCGATCGCAAAAAATATTAAAGGAAGTAACGTAACTGGCGCTGCACCAATATATAAAAACAACGTCATTAAATCACTATTAAAGGCTGTTGAGTCTCCATTGAAAATCGTTACTAACATATAAATTAAAGCGAAAGGTAAAATAGTGAACAATTCAAAATAGAGGGTCGTAAATGTATCAAACTTAATGTATTTTTTGACTAAGCCATAAACAGCAAAGAAACTCCCCATAATTAATGATAACCAAGGTAATTCTCCATTAGAGAAGACCTGATAGCTCAATCCAATAATGGCTAGTAAAACAGCAAGTTTCTGCATTATTGTTAATTTATCTTTTAAAAATAGAATTCCTAACATAATGGTAAATATCGGTGTCATAAAATAGCCAAGACTGGCTGCTAAAACTTGTCCGGTAGTTAAAGCCCAAGTAAAAGCATACAAGGAGACGATATTTAATGATCCAGCAATAAAACAGAGTAAAAGAGATTTTTTATTTTTTAAAGCTGTTGATAAAGAGACACTCTTCACTCTAAACAACTTTTTAACCAACCAAACTAATGGAAGAGAAAAAATAATCCTTAGAGAAATTAATTCATTCATATTTGCTTGATAAAGAAAATGAAAATAAAGAGGAATTAACCCCCATAATAGGTAGGCAATAACAGCATGAGAGCTGCCCTTTAAGTTTGAAAACATCCCAGTAAAAATCCAAAAAAACAGTATGAATAACAATATTAACATAATCATTATTAGTAATTATCTTATAAGTTGGAAATAATTATGATTTAAATCAAAACAAATGCCAGTTTTCCAACAGAACCACCCAAAGTAACCATAAAGTGGTATACTTGTTTTTAGCAAAGATAGTTAATAATTTATTATTTTATATATAATGTAACTATCAATAATGATTTCTTTGAATCCATAATCATGACTTATTTTAACAAAAACCTTGAGATTCTTAATCATTAATACCATATACTATTAAATAGTATCCTTTTAGTGAATAGCGCCTCATTTTTGATCTCTTTTGCGACTATTCTCATTATTTATAAGAAGAGAAATATGATTACCCATGTTGGTTTGATAGACCCAGATCCAGTTAGATTGATTACACCGCTTCTAGATGAAGCAATCCCGAGTGAAAGAATGATTTTTATCGGTGTAGAATCTCAGCAAGAACAGTATGTACGTCTTGCCTCTATACTTGAAAAGCGGAATATTGTTACTGAATTCTTTTTAATTCCTGATGTTATTAATATCACTCAAATCCGCTCTAGAATACAAGTCCTAGCTGATCGATTAAAAAATGAGAATTGTGACGTTCGATTTAACGCGAGTTGTGGTCTTCGACACCGTCTGCTATCAACATATGAGATTTTTCGTAGCTATCGTTGGCCGATTTATGTCATTGAGCCACACAGTGATGCTCTTTGCTGGTTATTCCCTGACGACCAAGAACAACAACAAGTTCATGACCGTATCAAACTCTCTGATTACTTAACCATCTTTGGTGCACGTAGCGAATTCGTTGAAACAAATATTACTGAACATCTTGATCTTCAACTAAGTGAACTAGGTCACCGTTGGGCAAGTAATGCGCTTGAGTTAGGTCCTGGCCTTGCAACTCTGAACTATTTAGCAACCACTTGTCGTAAAGAGCAGCGTCTAGATGTTGAATTAAGTGAAAAGCAACAAGGCTATCGTGAGCTTGGTATGTTGCTTGATGATCTTCAGCAAGTTGGTATTGCTACTTATCAACAAGGCGTATTAACGTTTGCTCATGAAGAAGCTCGCCGATTTGCCAATGGTGAGTGGTTAGAAACACTTGTGCATAGCACCGTTAGAGCAATCCAAAAAGAGATGCCAACCATACAAGATCGCTCATTAAACGTTCAGGTTTACCGTAAAATTGGTGAACGCGAAGTACGAAATGAACTTGATGTCGCTTGTATTGTGAATAACAAACTTCACATCATCGAATGTAAAACTAAAGGTATGAGCCACGATGGTGATGATACACTTTATAAACTTGAATCACTCCGTGACTTACTCGGTGGCTTACAAGCTCGTGCAATGTTAGTCAGCTTTAGACCACTGCGTCACCATGATTTGACTCGAGCCGAAGATCTTGGTTTAGCCATTATCGGTCCCGACCAATTAGGTGATTTAAAAACGTATCTTCACAAATGGTTTATTGCAGCTGGTGGTGATGAGACTCCAACCCTTTAATTGATTAGAGATTTGTTCTCTCAATGATTAATTGATAATAAAAAGCCGCCTTAAGTTTATTCTTTGGACTTAAGGCGGCTTTTTTAATTTTTACCTATCAGAAACAATAACGAATTACAGTAGTTCGACTAACAAATCACCATCATAAAGACGTTGTTTTACGAGTGCAGCTCCCGCCATCGATGATTCAGTATAAAAATCTGTTTGAGCGATCTCAAGATTTTCGGTAAAAAATGGCAAGGCTTGCTCTTTAACACTCTTCATAATCGAGGAATACAATATCTTTTTTGCAATATTGTACTCACCACCAATTAAAATCTTATCCGGATTAAAAATATTGACCATCATAGCAATCGCTTTGCCTAAATACTCACCTAACTCTTGAATAACACTAACACAAAGCACATCACCCTCTTTTGCGGCATAACAGATATTATCAATATTAATGGATCTTGATGTGAGTACGGTTGATTGCCCTTCTTTAATCGCTTTTTTTACTTTATTTTCAACATTTTCCCAATTTACAACGGTATCTAAACATCCGATATTACCACAATAGCAACGTTTACCATTGGGCTCAATCTGCATATGACCAAGCTCACCTAAGTTGCCAGTCCCACTACGAAGCACTCGTCCATCTAAAATAATGCCTGCGCCCACACCATGATGTGCAGAAATCAATAAGGTATTATCAACATCTTTAGTATGACCAAATAGACGCTCAGCCAATGCCCAAGCTTGAATATCATTATCAATAAATACAGGAATATTAATCTCTTGAAAAAGGAGTTCTGCAAGATGAAAATTAGAGACTTGATAATGAGGCATCTGATGCACAATTCCTCGAAGACTATCTATCTGTCCCGGCAGCGTAATTGCAATAGCACAGACTTCGGTTACTTCTGCATTGTAACGCGTAAAGAACATATTAATTTCGTAGCAGAGACGAGTCAGTAAAGCCTGTTCTTCAATTTGTTCTATATCTCGATGCTGCTCGACTAAAATTGCACCAGAAAGCTCATGAAGAGCAATGGTTAAATAACCTCGACCTAATCGTAAAGATAAAATTTGTTTTTGATTTTCACTAACAACCAGTCCTGTTGCTGGGCGACCTCGTGTGCCCGACTCTTGACATTCAGCCTCTTGAACGAGATTTGCTTCAATTAACTCACGTGAAATTTTGGTAATACTTGCAGGTGCTAATGCACTTTGTTTGGAAAGTTCAATTCGAGAAATAGGACCGAAAAGATCGATAAGCTTATAAACACTGCCCAAATTATTTCTTTTTATATGATCAATATGCCCAGGTTGTGCTTGTTGCATCGACAGATCCTTAACTAAAAGTTTTATTAAGCCTAATTCTTTTACTTTCCGAAGTAATTGTAAATTTAATCTCGCAACATCGTGAAGTCGATCACAATCATATCTTTCTTTTAGTTTTAAATGAGCAATTTATGGCATGAGTTCAAAAAGCAAATAGGGTTCTGCAATAAAGACTCCAATATTTAACCACAGAATATTAATTAAATTTATCCGTTAAATAACTTAAACAGATAAATGCTGAAAACATCAATTTTTTTGTTATGCCGTCTATACTTAAAGTCATTGAACCGCTAATCGACGGTAAATTTGACATACATAAAAGATAAAGGATCATCAATGGCCCTAGTAAGAAAAGCAGATAGTTTACAAAAACTTTTCCAATTATTAATTGCAATAGATTATATTTTACTACTTGCCCTGTTAGTAAAAATGACAACGATTGGATTTTCAGTCGGAATTTCAATCTCATTATTGCTTGTTGTTTATAACTTTTTCTTGATCTTTTTCTGTTTTAAACGAGCAACGCGAGCGAGTGATTCTCATATTACATCTCTAGTTTTATTAGCTACGATTTTGAGTTTTATATTCTTGATTAGTTTTATTATTTAGTCC
It encodes the following:
- a CDS encoding DUF3157 family protein, whose protein sequence is MIKFITGFLFLILSCVAYAQSQSVILKNGKIVILNDDFTWHYKKSSLSGDKTTKHSANTLSQITASSVAASKMTSSSTSETVTTPVKETQTIFPSTQSMPSEPYPPQIIITKSPIIMNTVTVSNTAQQKHILLENDRIIISSDNIHFDKDQLVIPTSVKNISNESIIYIAVDLYVSTEDGQQIKQEKVKIWSSIKRMPETYLRENTTQKGHTIKIKMKKASGYHLSFSINKILER
- the rarD gene encoding EamA family transporter RarD — translated: MFSNLKGSSHAVIAYLLWGLIPLYFHFLYQANMNELISLRIIFSLPLVWLVKKLFRVKSVSLSTALKNKKSLLLCFIAGSLNIVSLYAFTWALTTGQVLAASLGYFMTPIFTIMLGILFLKDKLTIMQKLAVLLAIIGLSYQVFSNGELPWLSLIMGSFFAVYGLVKKYIKFDTFTTLYFELFTILPFALIYMLVTIFNGDSTAFNSDLMTLFLYIGAAPVTLLPLIFFAIALKKTTLTVIGLIQYLEPSIHFVLAVVLFNEQMELSKFISFSFIWLGLILCSLEAWRNRAKVKTQTLTEAYTG
- a CDS encoding Card1-like endonuclease domain-containing protein, producing MITHVGLIDPDPVRLITPLLDEAIPSERMIFIGVESQQEQYVRLASILEKRNIVTEFFLIPDVINITQIRSRIQVLADRLKNENCDVRFNASCGLRHRLLSTYEIFRSYRWPIYVIEPHSDALCWLFPDDQEQQQVHDRIKLSDYLTIFGARSEFVETNITEHLDLQLSELGHRWASNALELGPGLATLNYLATTCRKEQRLDVELSEKQQGYRELGMLLDDLQQVGIATYQQGVLTFAHEEARRFANGEWLETLVHSTVRAIQKEMPTIQDRSLNVQVYRKIGEREVRNELDVACIVNNKLHIIECKTKGMSHDGDDTLYKLESLRDLLGGLQARAMLVSFRPLRHHDLTRAEDLGLAIIGPDQLGDLKTYLHKWFIAAGGDETPTL
- a CDS encoding ROK family protein — its product is MQQAQPGHIDHIKRNNLGSVYKLIDLFGPISRIELSKQSALAPASITKISRELIEANLVQEAECQESGTRGRPATGLVVSENQKQILSLRLGRGYLTIALHELSGAILVEQHRDIEQIEEQALLTRLCYEINMFFTRYNAEVTEVCAIAITLPGQIDSLRGIVHQMPHYQVSNFHLAELLFQEINIPVFIDNDIQAWALAERLFGHTKDVDNTLLISAHHGVGAGIILDGRVLRSGTGNLGELGHMQIEPNGKRCYCGNIGCLDTVVNWENVENKVKKAIKEGQSTVLTSRSINIDNICYAAKEGDVLCVSVIQELGEYLGKAIAMMVNIFNPDKILIGGEYNIAKKILYSSIMKSVKEQALPFFTENLEIAQTDFYTESSMAGAALVKQRLYDGDLLVELL